Proteins from a genomic interval of Vreelandella profundi:
- a CDS encoding C40 family peptidase, which yields MQAPENYFSMSLPGIGANPQMSPIDPINAQLLSQQVPPPTVIREALLAQHQRWAGTPYRIGGTSERGIDCSALVRNVYRDTFNLELPRSTRGQVHEGRPIDRQQLQAGDLVFFSPPGRYNHVGIYVGDGYFLHASTSKGVIISSLDNSYWQRYYWQARRALEPTHLAQLGSNF from the coding sequence ATGCAAGCACCTGAGAACTACTTCTCTATGTCGTTGCCGGGAATAGGGGCCAATCCGCAAATGTCGCCGATTGACCCTATCAATGCTCAACTGCTTAGTCAGCAAGTTCCGCCACCAACGGTTATTCGCGAGGCACTTCTGGCACAGCACCAGCGATGGGCCGGAACGCCCTACCGGATTGGCGGCACGTCAGAAAGAGGCATTGACTGCTCGGCCCTGGTTCGCAATGTTTACCGAGACACTTTCAATTTAGAACTGCCGCGTTCCACCCGTGGTCAAGTACACGAGGGACGCCCGATCGACCGCCAACAACTACAGGCGGGCGATCTGGTGTTCTTCAGTCCCCCGGGCCGCTATAACCATGTGGGTATTTACGTAGGCGATGGTTATTTTCTCCATGCCTCAACGTCAAAAGGGGTAATTATTTCCAGCTTGGATAATAGTTACTGGCAGCGTTACTACTGGCAGGCACGCCGGGCGCTGGAGCCGACCCATTTGGCTCAGTTAGGCAGTAATTTCTAG
- a CDS encoding MFS transporter, with protein sequence MIEAKTRAWWRATLALCLGSFLVFINLYAPQPLLPGLKETYGVSTLGVSLLMSVSTLSLALALLVFGPLSDAIGRESIMRITLLLAGGCSLALAFAPTFESLLLLRLVQGFVLGGLPAVAIAWMGDEFEKPALLSAVGLYIGANSLGGISGRIVGGAAAEIGGPTAAFLAVGLITLVGCVVFWRLLPNSRAFVPQRFELRKAASDLLGHLRSPILLAAYCLGGINFLIFINQYSYITFRLADEPYTLAASGLGLIFLTYLGGTFGSMMSGRLAGRFSPAACMMVGVMILMLGTAITLSESLVLIIVGLSVNAFGFFLTHSLASSWVGRYAQGARGSASALYLVFYYTGASLGGFWLEPFWRWAGWLGVAVGSWLLLSITLTIAFGLWRFERRQAAS encoded by the coding sequence ATGATTGAAGCCAAAACGCGCGCCTGGTGGCGCGCTACCTTGGCGCTTTGCCTGGGTTCTTTTCTCGTTTTTATCAATTTATACGCGCCCCAACCGCTGTTGCCAGGGTTAAAAGAGACTTACGGCGTCTCTACCCTCGGTGTTAGCCTACTCATGTCGGTCTCGACGCTTTCTCTTGCCTTGGCACTGCTGGTCTTCGGGCCGCTTTCAGATGCTATTGGCCGCGAAAGCATTATGCGCATTACTTTGCTGCTGGCAGGCGGCTGCTCCCTTGCTTTGGCCTTCGCGCCTACTTTTGAAAGCTTGCTACTGCTGCGCTTAGTGCAGGGCTTTGTGCTGGGCGGATTGCCAGCGGTGGCGATTGCCTGGATGGGTGATGAGTTTGAAAAACCTGCGCTGCTAAGTGCCGTGGGGCTTTATATCGGCGCTAATTCGCTCGGCGGTATTAGCGGGCGAATTGTAGGCGGTGCCGCCGCTGAGATAGGCGGCCCTACCGCTGCGTTTTTGGCCGTAGGCCTCATTACCCTGGTTGGCTGCGTGGTATTTTGGCGCCTGCTGCCTAACAGTCGCGCGTTTGTACCCCAGCGTTTTGAGCTGCGTAAAGCGGCAAGTGATCTACTGGGACATTTGCGTAGCCCGATACTGCTCGCTGCCTATTGCTTGGGTGGCATCAACTTTTTAATCTTTATTAATCAATACAGCTATATCACCTTTCGATTGGCCGACGAGCCCTACACGCTGGCGGCCAGCGGCCTGGGTCTGATTTTCTTAACCTACCTGGGAGGCACTTTTGGCTCCATGATGTCAGGACGTCTAGCCGGGCGCTTTTCACCCGCGGCGTGCATGATGGTGGGGGTGATGATTTTGATGCTGGGTACTGCCATCACGCTGTCGGAATCACTGGTGCTGATCATCGTTGGGCTAAGCGTTAATGCCTTTGGCTTTTTCTTAACTCACTCATTGGCCTCTAGCTGGGTGGGGCGCTATGCCCAGGGAGCCCGCGGCAGTGCCTCGGCGCTGTATCTGGTGTTCTATTATACGGGGGCAAGCCTGGGTGGTTTCTGGCTAGAGCCGTTCTGGCGCTGGGCCGGCTGGTTAGGCGTTGCCGTCGGGTCATGGCTACTGCTGAGCATTACGCTGACGATTGCCTTTGGTCTATGGCGTTTCGAACGCCGCCAGGCCGCTAGTTGA
- a CDS encoding ABC transporter ATP-binding protein translates to MLRAHQLSFHFAAGAPLLQNVSLAISAGQWVGLSGDSGAGKSTLGKLLAGYLTPREGAVSLDDAALPKSGVQPVQWLPQSPELAVNPRWRVAKILREAWTPSEAQCQAFGVQARWLSRFTHALSGGELQRVCVLRALAPGVRFLVADEISTMLDPITQVELWQSLKQEAEKRRLGVLVISHDTALLKRLCTQHYHLSNAQLTRIN, encoded by the coding sequence TTGCTTAGAGCGCATCAGCTTAGCTTTCACTTTGCAGCCGGGGCGCCGCTGCTGCAGAACGTTTCCCTAGCGATAAGCGCTGGACAGTGGGTAGGACTAAGCGGCGACTCTGGGGCGGGCAAATCAACGCTAGGAAAACTGCTGGCAGGCTATTTAACCCCGCGCGAGGGCGCTGTCAGCCTAGACGACGCGGCACTTCCCAAAAGCGGCGTGCAGCCCGTGCAGTGGCTGCCGCAATCGCCGGAGCTTGCGGTTAATCCGCGCTGGCGGGTGGCTAAAATACTACGTGAAGCCTGGACGCCCTCCGAGGCGCAGTGCCAAGCGTTTGGCGTGCAGGCACGCTGGCTATCGCGCTTTACCCACGCGCTTTCCGGAGGCGAGTTACAGCGGGTTTGCGTGCTACGCGCCCTGGCACCAGGGGTGCGCTTTTTGGTTGCCGATGAAATCTCGACCATGCTCGACCCCATCACTCAGGTTGAGCTTTGGCAGTCTTTAAAGCAGGAGGCGGAAAAACGCCGACTTGGCGTGCTGGTGATTAGCCACGATACCGCGCTACTGAAACGGCTATGCACGCAGCATTATCACTTAAGCAATGCCCAGCTTACGCGCATCAACTAG
- a CDS encoding ATP-binding cassette domain-containing protein, translating into MLTIEQLSLRLPHYGTGYKAWWKRSWSICLDNLSLHFSAGEVHAVVGASGAGKSLLAYAIMGLLPASARLNGQLCYQGQRLDKQSQQTLRGRELALIPQSLNALDPLVRIQRQVAWAAERAGQPSGGARQSARQALDHYQLDTRAQQAYAHELSGGMARRVLTAMAHVSQAQLVIADEPTVGLDPHQRQRVLAALRDLADQGKTVILITHDLRHALPIADRVTIMRSGKLIETAPAHAFQDTGSTLTNAYSQALWLALPDNAFTLPKPCVDSIADNATIIKAQQEISIA; encoded by the coding sequence ATGTTAACCATTGAACAGCTATCGCTACGCCTGCCCCACTACGGCACCGGTTATAAAGCCTGGTGGAAGCGTAGCTGGTCGATCTGCTTAGATAATCTATCGCTGCACTTTTCGGCAGGTGAGGTACATGCCGTGGTAGGCGCATCGGGCGCCGGAAAGAGCCTGTTGGCGTATGCCATTATGGGGCTGTTGCCAGCATCGGCACGGCTCAACGGCCAGCTTTGCTATCAAGGCCAACGCCTCGACAAACAAAGCCAGCAAACGCTGCGCGGCCGTGAGCTAGCGCTCATCCCGCAATCGCTGAACGCCCTGGACCCGCTGGTACGCATCCAGCGCCAAGTGGCCTGGGCGGCCGAGCGCGCAGGCCAGCCCTCAGGGGGCGCCCGGCAATCCGCACGGCAAGCGTTGGATCACTATCAGCTAGATACTCGCGCTCAGCAGGCCTACGCCCATGAGCTTTCAGGAGGCATGGCACGCCGCGTTCTAACGGCCATGGCCCACGTTAGCCAGGCGCAGCTGGTGATTGCCGATGAGCCTACCGTGGGCCTTGACCCCCATCAGCGCCAGCGCGTACTGGCAGCGCTAAGAGACTTGGCAGATCAAGGCAAAACCGTCATTTTAATCACTCATGATCTTCGCCACGCCCTACCGATTGCCGACCGCGTCACTATTATGCGCAGCGGCAAGCTGATCGAAACCGCTCCGGCTCACGCCTTTCAAGACACCGGCAGCACGCTCACCAACGCCTATTCCCAAGCGCTGTGGCTAGCGTTGCCAGACAATGCGTTTACGCTCCCCAAGCCTTGCGTGGATTCTATCGCCGACAACGCCACCATCATCAAGGCACAGCAGGAGATCAGCATTGCTTAG
- a CDS encoding ABC transporter permease, translating to MSHHQPRLRALLSVGITLLLIIGLIASQWLLGDTHQQMQFEARLAPPSLDHWFGTDALGRELWARTLAGLSISFWVGCLAALLSTLIALSLAALATLSQRLDALVSLLIDTLLSVPHLILLMLIAFALGGGTQAVIIAVAATHWPSLARVLRAELLHLRQAPYVRISRSLGKSRWFVLHSHLLPHLLPHCLIGALLLFPHAILHEAALTFLGFGLSPSQPAVGVLLADAMRYLTGGYWWLGVFPGLGLLIMVLCFERLGSNLRRAL from the coding sequence ATGAGCCACCACCAGCCGCGCCTGCGTGCCCTACTCAGCGTTGGCATCACCCTACTACTCATTATAGGGCTCATCGCCAGCCAGTGGCTGCTGGGTGACACTCATCAGCAGATGCAGTTTGAAGCACGGCTAGCGCCGCCGAGCCTTGATCATTGGTTTGGCACCGATGCACTAGGGCGCGAGCTGTGGGCGCGCACTCTGGCAGGGCTTTCCATTAGCTTTTGGGTAGGCTGCCTAGCAGCGCTGCTGAGCACGCTGATTGCATTAAGCCTGGCGGCATTGGCCACACTGTCTCAGCGGCTGGATGCCCTGGTCAGCCTACTGATAGATACGCTGCTTAGTGTGCCGCATCTTATTTTATTAATGCTCATCGCCTTTGCCCTTGGCGGAGGCACTCAGGCAGTGATTATCGCGGTTGCCGCCACTCACTGGCCTAGCTTAGCCCGCGTGCTGCGCGCTGAATTACTGCACTTACGCCAGGCACCCTACGTGCGCATTTCTCGTTCGCTTGGCAAGTCGCGCTGGTTTGTGCTGCATAGCCATTTACTACCTCACCTGCTACCCCACTGCCTGATCGGCGCTTTGCTGCTATTTCCTCACGCAATCTTGCACGAAGCGGCATTAACTTTTTTAGGCTTTGGCCTAAGCCCTAGCCAACCCGCCGTGGGTGTACTGTTGGCTGACGCCATGCGTTATTTAACGGGCGGCTATTGGTGGCTTGGGGTATTTCCTGGGCTAGGGCTACTCATCATGGTGCTGTGTTTTGAGCGCCTGGGCAGCAATCTACGGCGAGCGCTATAG
- a CDS encoding ABC transporter permease, with amino-acid sequence MAQGLAKELAQGIAKRLARLTLVLLCVALVSFGLMMASPIDPIDAYLGPQMAQVSPEQRELIAQRWGFDAPPVVQFSHWLRQLLSGDLGWSHVYNQPVSEVIGQRFQRSIALLGGAWLLSALLGFSLGVVVGAKEGSTLDKIISTYAYITASTPAFWLAILAVLLFSVFLGWTPTCCAGPTGILSQQVSLVQRLHHLVLPIATLALLGIANITLHTRHRMLEFMHSEVATHAFAQGASRLDVAWRHGIRHACLPAITLAFASLGELFGGSILIEQVFAYPGLGQATVAAGLRSDIPLLLGIALFTALFVSIGNLIADSLYGVIDPRIKSGGL; translated from the coding sequence ATGGCGCAGGGGTTAGCAAAGGAATTAGCGCAGGGAATAGCCAAGCGTTTAGCGCGCCTCACACTGGTATTACTTTGCGTGGCATTGGTGTCATTTGGACTGATGATGGCTTCGCCAATTGATCCCATTGATGCCTACTTAGGCCCCCAAATGGCTCAGGTTAGCCCTGAACAGCGCGAGCTAATTGCCCAGCGCTGGGGGTTTGACGCGCCGCCTGTCGTACAGTTTAGCCACTGGCTGCGCCAACTATTGAGCGGCGACCTAGGCTGGAGCCATGTGTATAACCAGCCGGTCAGCGAAGTCATCGGCCAGCGCTTTCAGCGCTCTATTGCCCTACTCGGCGGCGCCTGGCTATTGTCAGCACTGCTAGGCTTTAGTCTGGGCGTTGTGGTAGGCGCCAAGGAGGGCTCAACGCTGGATAAGATCATCAGCACTTACGCCTATATCACCGCCTCTACCCCCGCTTTTTGGCTGGCGATACTCGCTGTGCTGCTGTTTTCGGTATTTTTGGGCTGGACACCCACTTGCTGTGCCGGCCCGACCGGCATACTGAGTCAGCAGGTATCGCTCGTTCAGCGCTTGCATCATCTCGTACTGCCAATCGCTACATTGGCACTGCTGGGCATCGCCAATATCACGCTGCACACGCGCCATCGCATGCTTGAATTTATGCACTCAGAAGTCGCCACTCACGCCTTCGCCCAAGGCGCTAGCCGACTTGACGTCGCGTGGCGACACGGCATACGCCATGCATGCTTACCTGCCATTACGCTGGCGTTTGCATCACTGGGCGAGCTGTTTGGCGGCTCTATCTTAATTGAGCAAGTGTTCGCCTACCCCGGCCTTGGCCAGGCCACGGTGGCCGCTGGCCTGCGCAGCGATATTCCGCTGCTGCTGGGCATTGCGCTGTTTACCGCTCTATTTGTCAGTATTGGCAACCTAATCGCCGATAGTCTTTACGGCGTTATCGATCCGCGCATCAAATCGGGTGGCCTATGA
- a CDS encoding ABC transporter substrate-binding protein: MAKPFRPILLGIALSCLAVAGGVQAKEQLILAIGGEPEQGFDPLLGWGQYGNPLFQSTLLSRGKDLSPQAELATAWSLSDDRLTWTLTLRDDASFSDGTPLTAEDVAYTFNTAARAGGRADLSALEVATALDAHTVTLRLQAPRITFIDQLLTLGIVPSAERENGYSERYGRHPVGSGPYQLVEWQEGEQLIVERNPYFYGPEPAFERLVFLFTGEDAALSAAHAGQVDIASAPAALAANLPPHMNRTIMQSVDNRGILFPMQPANGEQAASGAPIGNDVTADIAIRQAINLAVDRDTLVDVALHGFGRPAFGPADGLPWSAEEEQIAAPNLGLAAEILDEAGWELRDDGLRYKDGLPARFRLTYPSSDTTRQLLSEVSAEMVRPLGIDMQPTGRHWNEIQREALHQDAIMFGFGSHSPQEIYYLFHSQHAGNGFYNSGFYANPEVDANLDAAQAAESVAQANDYWRAAQWDGTTGYGVRGDASWAWLANLEHVYFTNSCLDMGELGIAPHGHGWPITSNLLEWRWTCD, translated from the coding sequence ATGGCTAAACCATTTAGGCCTATCTTACTGGGTATTGCGCTAAGTTGTTTAGCTGTCGCCGGTGGCGTACAGGCAAAAGAGCAATTAATTCTGGCGATTGGTGGAGAGCCCGAGCAAGGCTTCGACCCGCTGTTGGGCTGGGGGCAGTACGGCAATCCACTGTTTCAGTCGACGCTACTCTCACGGGGCAAAGATCTATCGCCACAGGCCGAGCTTGCCACCGCGTGGTCGCTTTCTGACGACCGGCTTACCTGGACGCTCACGCTGCGCGACGATGCCAGCTTTTCTGACGGCACGCCGCTCACCGCTGAAGACGTCGCCTATACCTTCAACACAGCGGCACGAGCAGGCGGTCGGGCCGATCTAAGCGCCCTTGAAGTAGCCACGGCGCTTGACGCCCATACCGTTACGCTACGCCTGCAGGCCCCGCGAATAACGTTTATCGACCAGCTGCTGACACTCGGCATTGTGCCCAGCGCAGAGCGCGAAAATGGCTACAGCGAGCGCTACGGCCGGCACCCTGTTGGCTCCGGGCCTTATCAACTGGTTGAATGGCAGGAAGGCGAGCAGCTGATTGTTGAACGCAACCCTTATTTCTACGGCCCCGAACCTGCCTTTGAGCGACTGGTGTTTCTATTTACCGGTGAGGACGCCGCCCTAAGCGCCGCCCATGCGGGCCAGGTAGATATCGCCTCTGCCCCCGCCGCACTGGCCGCCAATCTGCCGCCGCATATGAACCGAACGATCATGCAAAGCGTCGATAACCGCGGCATTCTTTTCCCCATGCAGCCAGCGAATGGCGAGCAAGCGGCGTCTGGTGCCCCCATTGGCAATGACGTGACCGCTGATATTGCCATTCGCCAGGCGATCAATTTAGCCGTTGATCGCGACACCCTGGTCGACGTGGCACTTCATGGGTTTGGTCGGCCGGCGTTTGGCCCAGCCGATGGCCTGCCTTGGAGCGCGGAAGAAGAGCAAATAGCAGCGCCAAATCTTGGCCTGGCCGCCGAGATACTCGACGAGGCAGGCTGGGAGCTGCGTGATGACGGCTTGCGCTATAAAGATGGCCTGCCTGCACGCTTTCGGCTCACCTATCCTTCAAGTGACACCACCCGACAGCTACTCTCGGAAGTCAGCGCCGAGATGGTTCGCCCTTTAGGCATTGACATGCAGCCCACCGGCCGCCATTGGAATGAAATTCAGCGTGAGGCGCTGCACCAGGATGCCATCATGTTTGGCTTTGGCAGCCACAGCCCGCAAGAGATTTACTATCTCTTCCACAGCCAGCACGCGGGCAACGGTTTCTATAACAGCGGTTTCTACGCCAATCCTGAGGTTGATGCCAACCTTGACGCCGCCCAAGCGGCAGAAAGCGTTGCACAAGCCAACGACTACTGGCGCGCAGCCCAGTGGGACGGCACAACAGGCTACGGCGTTCGCGGTGATGCTAGCTGGGCGTGGCTAGCCAATCTTGAGCATGTCTACTTTACCAACAGCTGTCTGGATATGGGTGAGCTGGGTATCGCCCCGCATGGGCACGGCTGGCCAATCACTAGCAATCTGCTTGAATGGCGCTGGACGTGCGACTGA
- the nikR gene encoding nickel-responsive transcriptional regulator NikR, whose protein sequence is MQRVTVTLDQELLAEVDALMHERGYQNRSEAIRDLTRSGLKQVREEAAPDAPCMGALVYVYDHAARELSKRLTRHSHDHHHLTLSTLHVHINHDSCLEVALLKGQGSALKQFAAEVISSRSVRHGQLMLIPNDEEKA, encoded by the coding sequence ATGCAGCGTGTAACGGTAACGCTTGACCAGGAACTGCTCGCAGAAGTCGATGCGCTAATGCATGAACGCGGTTACCAGAACCGCTCAGAAGCGATTCGCGACTTAACGCGCAGCGGTTTAAAGCAGGTGAGGGAAGAGGCTGCGCCCGATGCGCCTTGTATGGGCGCGCTGGTGTATGTTTATGACCATGCTGCCCGGGAGTTGTCTAAGCGTCTAACGCGTCACTCCCATGATCATCACCACCTAACGCTTTCAACGTTGCATGTGCACATCAACCATGACAGCTGCCTTGAAGTTGCTCTGCTCAAGGGCCAGGGAAGCGCGTTAAAACAGTTTGCGGCCGAAGTGATTTCATCAAGAAGCGTTCGTCACGGGCAGCTAATGCTGATTCCCAATGATGAAGAAAAAGCTTAA
- a CDS encoding FKBP-type peptidyl-prolyl cis-trans isomerase yields the protein MQIAQNSVVAFHYTLTNDAGEVLDSSEGREPLTYLHGSGNIIPGLEKELEGRAAGEKLNVAVSPAEGYGELQEELMQEVPRDAFQGVESIEPGMQFQAQTQGGPLMVTVKKIEGDTVVVDGNHPLAGQNLNFDVEIAEVREASADEVEHGHVHGEGGVEH from the coding sequence ATGCAAATTGCGCAAAACTCGGTTGTCGCGTTCCACTACACCCTGACTAACGACGCAGGTGAAGTGTTAGACAGTTCTGAAGGCCGCGAGCCGCTTACCTATTTACACGGTTCCGGCAACATTATTCCGGGCCTTGAGAAAGAGCTAGAAGGTCGTGCAGCTGGCGAGAAGCTGAACGTTGCAGTATCTCCAGCAGAAGGCTACGGCGAGCTGCAAGAAGAGCTGATGCAAGAAGTACCTCGCGATGCCTTCCAAGGCGTTGAGAGCATTGAGCCGGGCATGCAGTTCCAAGCCCAGACTCAAGGCGGCCCGCTAATGGTTACCGTCAAGAAAATTGAAGGCGATACGGTCGTTGTTGATGGCAACCACCCGCTGGCTGGCCAGAATCTCAACTTTGACGTTGAAATCGCTGAAGTACGCGAAGCAAGCGCTGATGAAGTTGAGCACGGCCACGTGCACGGTGAAGGTGGCGTTGAGCACTAA